From a single Alphaproteobacteria bacterium genomic region:
- a CDS encoding 6-hydroxynicotinate reductase: TARAEARVPFLKASEDWDGEIMAGQRFLTGVGSGTTYPDYKPAPFIVSAEVDGVDMVTVVSEGIFSYCGVKVKIDTDRHLGAETALVRCDGEVIGHVSTAEYGSQMLALGGVRHFTGGSRREGDVTCRALLEMCNGQPVELTIEGGSQVVVEAGAAPIVDGAPEQLMRVGCGSATIGMFARQWHGQADEVIVVDDQITGVLSEHVAGKFLGLPPAGIRVRGRRSTPGRYFQVAEAGTKWGGTTLSDPLEIIERIDPEVAWPGLRLLMVSTTGQDAAWYELDQDLQPQAAEMPAAIKETAERIAENCEPALSTVLYMAGAGGSLRAGVTENPVRLTRSVKDAIARVTCGGAPCYIWPGGGITLMVDVSRMPQDSFGYVPTPALVSPIEFTLALADYAALGGHVDSVVRLDQVLAEHDFETRPARPDNPWPLDRRT; the protein is encoded by the coding sequence ACGGCCCGGGCCGAGGCACGCGTGCCGTTTCTCAAGGCCAGCGAGGACTGGGACGGCGAGATCATGGCGGGCCAGCGTTTTCTTACCGGTGTCGGCTCGGGCACCACCTATCCCGACTACAAGCCCGCCCCCTTCATCGTCTCGGCCGAGGTCGACGGCGTCGACATGGTGACCGTGGTCTCGGAGGGCATCTTCAGCTACTGCGGCGTCAAGGTGAAGATCGACACCGACCGCCACCTGGGGGCCGAGACCGCTTTGGTGCGCTGTGATGGCGAGGTCATCGGCCACGTCAGCACGGCGGAATACGGCTCGCAAATGCTGGCGCTGGGCGGCGTGCGGCACTTTACCGGCGGCTCGCGGCGCGAGGGCGACGTGACCTGCCGGGCGCTGCTCGAGATGTGCAACGGCCAGCCCGTCGAGCTCACTATCGAGGGCGGCTCGCAAGTGGTGGTCGAGGCCGGCGCCGCTCCCATCGTCGACGGCGCCCCCGAACAGCTCATGCGCGTGGGCTGCGGCTCGGCCACCATCGGTATGTTCGCCCGGCAATGGCACGGCCAGGCCGATGAGGTCATCGTCGTCGACGACCAGATCACCGGCGTGCTCAGCGAACACGTGGCCGGCAAGTTTCTCGGCTTGCCGCCGGCCGGCATTCGCGTCCGCGGCCGGCGCTCGACGCCCGGGCGCTATTTCCAGGTGGCCGAGGCCGGTACCAAGTGGGGCGGCACGACGCTTAGCGACCCGCTGGAGATCATCGAACGTATCGACCCGGAGGTTGCCTGGCCCGGACTCAGGCTGCTGATGGTCTCGACCACCGGCCAGGACGCCGCCTGGTACGAGCTCGACCAGGATCTGCAACCCCAGGCCGCCGAAATGCCGGCGGCCATCAAGGAAACCGCCGAACGCATCGCCGAGAACTGCGAGCCGGCGCTCTCGACGGTGCTTTATATGGCCGGTGCCGGGGGCTCGCTGCGGGCCGGGGTTACGGAAAATCCCGTTCGCCTGACGCGCTCGGTGAAAGACGCCATCGCCCGCGTCACCTGCGGCGGCGCGCCCTGCTACATCTGGCCCGGCGGTGGCATCACGCTGATGGTCGACGTCTCGCGCATGCCGCAGGATTCGTTCGGCTACGTACCGACGCCGGCCCTGGTCTCGCCCATCGAGTTCACGCTGGCGCTGGCGGATTATGCCGCCCTGGGTGGCCACGTCGACAGCGTGGTGCGGCTCGATCAGGTGCTGGCCGAGCACGACTTCGAGACCCGACCGGCCCGGCCCGACAACCCCTGGCCGCTGGACCGCCGGACATGA
- a CDS encoding UPF0280 family protein, protein MNGAQVRLLPDGRLHLQHGPIDIIAKAFGAPEALTEAYERTARAFQPVLRTLADELEALRRPAPARPDLRGPVARRMAAAVAPHAGGFITPMAAVAGAVADHLLAALAGPGVNRAYLNNGGDIAFYLSPGSELTAAVVDDTERPHVDARVRLAHDQPARGLATSGWRGRSQSLGIADAVTVLAPSAAAADAAATIIANAVDCDHAAIERRPARELQPDSDLGDRLVTVAVAELPGGAIDVALGRGQARAEAMLRAGLIAAAYLGLKGRRLTVLPDALSQVA, encoded by the coding sequence ATGAACGGCGCCCAAGTCCGGCTGCTGCCCGACGGCCGCCTGCACTTGCAGCACGGCCCCATCGACATCATCGCCAAGGCTTTCGGGGCGCCTGAGGCCCTGACCGAGGCCTACGAAAGGACCGCCCGGGCCTTTCAACCGGTACTGCGGACCCTGGCCGACGAACTCGAAGCGCTGCGCCGCCCGGCCCCGGCCCGGCCCGACCTCAGGGGCCCCGTGGCGCGACGCATGGCAGCCGCCGTAGCGCCCCACGCCGGCGGTTTCATAACGCCCATGGCGGCCGTCGCCGGGGCCGTCGCCGATCACCTGCTGGCGGCCCTGGCCGGCCCGGGCGTCAATCGCGCCTACCTCAACAACGGCGGCGATATCGCGTTTTACCTATCACCCGGCAGCGAACTCACGGCCGCCGTCGTCGACGACACCGAGCGCCCCCACGTCGACGCCCGGGTGAGGCTTGCGCACGACCAGCCGGCGCGCGGCCTGGCGACGTCCGGCTGGCGCGGCCGCTCGCAGTCGCTGGGCATCGCCGACGCGGTCACGGTGCTGGCGCCAAGCGCCGCCGCCGCCGACGCCGCCGCCACCATCATCGCCAACGCCGTCGACTGCGACCATGCGGCCATCGAACGCCGCCCGGCGCGCGAATTGCAGCCGGACAGCGACCTGGGCGACAGGCTGGTCACGGTGGCCGTGGCGGAGCTTCCTGGCGGTGCCATCGACGTGGCCCTGGGGCGCGGCCAGGCCCGGGCCGAGGCCATGCTGCGGGCCGGCCTGATCGCAGCCGCCTATCTCGGGCTCAAGGGCCGGCGCCTCACGGTGCTGCCCGACGCCCTCAGCCAGGTGGCATGA
- a CDS encoding hydantoinase/oxoprolinase family protein: MTVGAGLDVGVDVGGTFTDLIVLDKASGEVRIAKVLTTPENQAFGVLAALDAAQVSLKRLESLNHGTTTTTNALLERKIARCGLITTQGFRDVLELGRRTRPEPYGLLGSFEPLIPRQFRLEVPERLDAEGEVVVALDEDAVIAAMAQLAAAGCQSLVVHFLHSYRNPRHEVRVLELAREHWPNRYVTAGHRILSEFREYERGTTAAVNAAVQPVLAAYIERLRHELKGRGFDHELMVMQGNGGSVSAAIVSEAAVHTVMSGPASGVMAAAATARAAGIEHVITYDMGGTSSDVGLVLGGVPQVTAELDLMYATPIHVSMVDVHTIGAGGGSIARIDEAGMLVVGPQSAGADPGPICYGRGGRQPTLTDANLVLGRLDADDLLGVERPVGRDQVCDLMAREIGAPLALDGEQAAAAILRVGNNLMAGAIRMVSLSRGHDPRDFKLFAFGGAGPMHAAALARELGIPEVLLPARPGITNAIGCLSADVRHDYVNTLNVLLADLDIDMARQIIAQQIASGRRTIEREAVAVEEIEFLHFADLQFQGQTHVLTIPVPGQALTVEELRSAFAEAYWRRFMVELPEIRPLLVNLHTAAIGRRPGFDLATLASGHRAATLAEAEIAHWRTWFSEGWAETPVYARDRLPTGAEIRGPAIVRQSDCTSVIEPGDRARLDAIGNLIVRVAP, encoded by the coding sequence ATGACCGTCGGAGCCGGCCTCGATGTCGGCGTCGATGTTGGCGGCACCTTCACCGACCTCATCGTGCTCGACAAGGCCAGCGGCGAGGTGCGCATCGCCAAGGTGCTGACCACGCCCGAGAACCAGGCCTTCGGCGTGCTGGCGGCGCTGGACGCGGCGCAAGTATCGCTCAAACGCCTGGAAAGTCTCAACCACGGCACCACGACCACCACCAATGCGCTGCTGGAGCGCAAGATCGCGCGCTGCGGCCTGATCACCACCCAGGGCTTTCGCGACGTTCTCGAACTTGGCCGCCGCACCCGGCCCGAACCTTATGGCCTGCTGGGCAGCTTCGAGCCGCTGATCCCGCGCCAGTTCCGCCTCGAGGTGCCGGAGCGCCTGGACGCCGAGGGCGAGGTCGTAGTGGCGCTCGACGAAGACGCCGTGATCGCCGCCATGGCTCAACTGGCGGCGGCCGGCTGCCAGTCCCTGGTGGTGCATTTCCTGCACAGCTACCGCAATCCGCGGCACGAGGTCCGGGTGCTGGAACTGGCCCGCGAGCACTGGCCCAACCGCTACGTCACCGCCGGGCACCGCATTCTTTCCGAGTTCCGCGAATACGAGCGCGGCACCACGGCCGCCGTCAACGCCGCCGTGCAACCGGTGCTGGCGGCCTACATCGAGCGTCTGCGGCACGAGCTCAAGGGGCGCGGATTTGACCATGAACTGATGGTCATGCAAGGCAACGGCGGCTCCGTCTCGGCCGCCATCGTCAGCGAGGCTGCGGTCCACACCGTGATGTCGGGGCCGGCCTCGGGCGTCATGGCGGCCGCCGCCACGGCCCGGGCGGCCGGTATCGAGCACGTCATCACCTACGACATGGGCGGCACCTCGTCGGACGTGGGCCTGGTACTCGGCGGCGTGCCCCAGGTCACCGCCGAGCTCGATCTGATGTACGCCACGCCGATCCACGTGTCCATGGTCGACGTCCACACCATCGGCGCCGGCGGCGGCTCCATCGCCCGCATCGACGAAGCCGGCATGCTGGTGGTCGGCCCCCAGAGCGCCGGCGCCGACCCCGGCCCCATCTGCTATGGCCGCGGCGGCCGGCAACCCACCCTGACGGATGCCAACCTGGTGCTCGGGCGCCTCGATGCGGACGACCTTTTGGGCGTCGAAAGGCCGGTGGGTCGCGACCAGGTGTGCGATCTCATGGCCCGCGAGATCGGCGCGCCGCTCGCTCTCGACGGCGAACAGGCCGCCGCCGCCATCCTGCGTGTGGGCAACAACCTGATGGCCGGTGCCATCCGCATGGTCAGCCTTTCGCGGGGCCACGATCCGCGCGACTTCAAGCTTTTCGCCTTCGGCGGAGCCGGCCCCATGCACGCCGCAGCGCTGGCCCGCGAGCTCGGCATCCCCGAGGTACTGCTGCCGGCCCGGCCCGGCATCACCAACGCCATCGGCTGCCTCAGCGCCGACGTGCGCCACGATTACGTCAACACGCTCAATGTACTGCTGGCCGATCTCGACATCGATATGGCACGCCAAATTATCGCCCAACAGATTGCCAGCGGACGCCGGACCATCGAGCGCGAGGCGGTGGCCGTCGAAGAGATCGAATTCCTGCACTTTGCCGACCTCCAGTTCCAGGGCCAGACCCATGTCCTGACGATACCGGTGCCGGGCCAGGCGTTGACCGTCGAGGAGCTGCGAAGCGCCTTCGCCGAGGCCTATTGGCGGCGCTTCATGGTCGAGCTGCCGGAGATCAGGCCGTTGCTGGTAAACCTGCACACTGCCGCCATCGGCCGCCGCCCGGGTTTCGATCTGGCCACCCTGGCATCGGGCCATCGCGCGGCGACGCTGGCCGAGGCCGAAATCGCGCATTGGCGCACCTGGTTCAGCGAAGGCTGGGCCGAGACACCGGTCTACGCCCGCGACCGCCTGCCGACCGGGGCCGAGATCCGCGGCCCGGCCATCGTGCGCCAGAGCGACTGCACCTCGGTCATCGAGCCCGGCGACCGGGCCCGCCTCGACGCCATCGGCAACTTGATCGTGCGGGTGGCGCCATGA